Part of the Bombyx mori chromosome 19, ASM3026992v2 genome is shown below.
GGTCATGTTGTTCCAATCATTAAAACGATACCTTAGCTTCTAATAACAATAGTTTGTTTATAGTCATAATTACCTAAATACAACTCCAAGGCTAAATATGTTGTAAATAAAATGCATGGACTCGATTAAAAATAACTGTAACCCAACCCTTCCACAGCTCATAACTGTAGCCGTCCTGGCTGTGTCTCATGCAGCTAAACTGGACAAGACCTACCTTCCTCCTCACTCGCAGTCCTCCGGCGGGTCTGGTAGCTTCCTCCAGACTCCATTTGTCGAAGCCCAGAGACAAGCACAGCTCGGATCGGCAGCTCAGAATGGCTTCGCTCGTGCCGGTAATGGGTTCGCCCAACCAGCCTTCGGCGGTCAGTACAGCAACGGATACGACGCGGTAGGTGTGGAGAGCCGCCCTGAACGTCCTCGCGCCGCTCTCGAGAGGAACGCAGCCATCCTCCGTCAGGACAACACCAACAACGGAGACTCCTACTCCTACGCGTACGAGACTGAGAACGGCATCTACGCTGAGGAGAACGGAGTCGCCGCCAACGGAGTGGAGGCTCAGGGAGGGTACTCTTACACCGGAGACGACGGACAAGTCTACACTATCCGGTGAGGCTCAATGCTCATTACGTGTTACACTGACATTAGTCAGTCATTACAGGAGCATCGAGCTCTAAATATCGTGAGAACTCAGCTCTTTAACTTACAATCTTTGTATTTGTGTAACGTAAAAGCGACGAATCGTGTTGTTACTGTATTGCTAATAATGCTTATTAGTGAACCAGACGCGGATATTGATAACGTTCTGCTGTGAACTGCAGATACACCGCGGACCAGAACGGCTTCGTGGCTCAAGGAGACCACATCCCCACCGCCCCCCCGGTCCCCGAGGAGATCCTGAGGGCGCTCGAGCAGAACGCTCGGGACGAAGCCGCCGGCATCTACGATGATGGTGAGTGCATATTCACGATATCTGAACAAGCATAATAACAATCTGCATAATAATAAA
Proteins encoded:
- the LOC101746923 gene encoding pupal cuticle protein 36a, with protein sequence MQDVSTSADTELRELDHQPSPIYTHAALHCHQSHPQPPHSSSPLTNMYLLITVAVLAVSHAAKLDKTYLPPHSQSSGGSGSFLQTPFVEAQRQAQLGSAAQNGFARAGNGFAQPAFGGQYSNGYDAVGVESRPERPRAALERNAAILRQDNTNNGDSYSYAYETENGIYAEENGVAANGVEAQGGYSYTGDDGQVYTIRYTADQNGFVAQGDHIPTAPPVPEEILRALEQNARDEAAGIYDDGSYSEEKYGGGEARLNKQYADSVVTDSAAYRDVSGLRTQASFRNGPQTAYLPPAQRRQDAGYHY